In Bacteroidota bacterium, a genomic segment contains:
- the der gene encoding ribosome biogenesis GTPase Der, which produces MSNVVAIIGRPNVGKSTLFNRLTESRAAIVDPTSGVTRDRHYGRAEWNGKDFSLIDTGGYVYGSDDVFEEAINRQVKAAIEECDILMFVLDVETGITDLDDAVAKLIRKSGKPYVVVINKSDNNKRANDISDFYSLGLGDVFPVSAINGAGTGEMLDELVKHVKIVKKIEDDIPKITIVGQPNVGKSSLMNALIGEERAIVTPVAGTTRDSIYTRYKSFGFDFYLVDTAGIRKKKRVREDLEFYSVLRTIKAVEESDVCIFMIDAVEGITSQDLNIFHLINSNRKGVVILINKWDLYEKDTMSTKNYTDYLKKRLEPFTDVPILFTSVTSKQRIHKALETAIDVFNNRKQRIPTSQLNKIMLPFIEINQPPAMKGKLISIKYITQLPGRTPMFGFFTNHPQYIKENYKRYLENKLREHFKLSGVPIEVFFRSSKATKGEKEY; this is translated from the coding sequence ATGTCAAACGTTGTTGCCATAATTGGCCGACCAAATGTTGGAAAATCAACCCTGTTTAACCGCCTTACCGAATCAAGGGCTGCCATTGTGGATCCAACTTCGGGTGTTACCCGCGACCGCCACTATGGAAGAGCCGAGTGGAATGGAAAAGATTTTTCGCTAATAGATACCGGAGGTTATGTGTATGGAAGTGATGATGTTTTTGAAGAAGCCATCAACAGGCAGGTGAAAGCGGCCATCGAAGAATGTGATATTCTCATGTTTGTACTCGATGTTGAAACGGGCATCACCGATTTGGATGATGCGGTAGCGAAACTTATTCGCAAATCGGGAAAGCCTTATGTAGTGGTGATTAACAAATCCGACAATAATAAGCGAGCCAATGATATTTCAGATTTTTATTCGCTGGGACTTGGCGATGTATTTCCTGTAAGTGCAATAAATGGAGCAGGAACCGGAGAAATGCTTGACGAGCTAGTGAAGCATGTTAAGATTGTTAAGAAAATCGAAGACGATATTCCCAAAATTACCATTGTAGGACAGCCAAATGTTGGCAAGTCGTCACTTATGAATGCATTGATTGGCGAAGAACGTGCTATTGTAACTCCGGTGGCCGGCACAACACGAGATTCCATTTATACGCGATACAAGAGTTTTGGATTTGATTTTTATCTCGTAGACACAGCAGGTATACGCAAAAAAAAGCGCGTGCGCGAGGATCTGGAATTTTACTCTGTGCTGCGCACCATTAAAGCAGTAGAAGAAAGTGATGTTTGTATTTTCATGATAGATGCAGTTGAGGGCATTACTTCGCAAGACTTAAATATTTTTCACCTGATTAATTCAAACCGCAAGGGAGTAGTTATCCTCATCAACAAATGGGACTTGTATGAAAAAGACACCATGTCAACCAAAAACTACACCGATTATCTGAAGAAGCGATTAGAACCATTCACAGATGTGCCTATTCTATTTACATCGGTAACATCAAAGCAACGCATACACAAGGCACTCGAAACAGCTATCGATGTTTTCAATAACCGCAAGCAACGCATTCCAACCTCTCAGCTTAATAAAATCATGTTGCCTTTTATAGAGATTAACCAACCACCGGCTATGAAAGGAAAACTAATTAGTATCAAATACATTACTCAATTGCCGGGCCGCACTCCCATGTTTGGATTTTTTACCAATCACCCGCAATACATCAAAGAAAATTATAAACGATACCTTGAAAATAAACTCCGCGAACATTTTAAACTCAGTGGTGTTCCCATCGAAGTATTCTTTCGCAGCAGCAAAGCAACTAAAGGCGAAAAAGAGTATTAG
- a CDS encoding serine hydrolase: MKRVLRFRIPIYTVLPILVLLMLLVFFLVHRLMGNEHNSIETKAAVQTSKTFCDYDIKRLSGYKYIEPTMFIESECESDDYAVLKTQMVDQIQKFKNEGLLLTASVYFRDLKSTQWFTINENEPYEPASLMKISILITYLRQSETNPSRLNEKLTYNKKLHNSRAVVYTDQTLILGNTYTIRELLEYMIVYSDNEATALLNQQVGVEDYLQTFKDFNLPIPNANDASYPITAKSYSYFLRSIYNAGYINHKNSEFAAELLSKSKFIDGFKKGIPSDVLIIHKFGEFPAQPLSQLHETAIIYCNQHPYLITVMTKGNRIDNLPKVLASMAQISYQFQVSKIQ; encoded by the coding sequence ATGAAAAGAGTATTGCGATTCAGGATACCTATATATACCGTTTTACCCATATTGGTGTTGCTTATGCTATTAGTGTTTTTCTTAGTTCATCGTCTCATGGGAAATGAGCACAATAGCATCGAAACCAAAGCTGCAGTGCAAACAAGCAAGACCTTTTGCGATTATGATATCAAGCGCTTGAGCGGCTATAAATACATTGAACCCACTATGTTTATCGAATCTGAGTGTGAGTCGGATGATTATGCAGTGCTAAAAACTCAAATGGTTGATCAAATTCAAAAATTCAAAAATGAAGGATTATTGCTAACGGCTTCTGTCTATTTTAGAGATTTAAAATCTACTCAGTGGTTTACCATTAATGAAAATGAACCTTATGAGCCAGCCTCCTTAATGAAGATATCTATTTTGATTACCTATTTGCGGCAATCAGAAACCAACCCTTCGCGCCTTAATGAGAAGTTGACTTATAATAAAAAATTGCATAATTCGAGAGCGGTTGTATATACTGACCAAACTTTAATACTAGGAAATACATATACCATAAGAGAGTTGCTTGAGTATATGATAGTTTACTCAGATAATGAGGCAACAGCTTTACTAAATCAACAAGTTGGCGTTGAAGATTATTTGCAAACTTTCAAAGATTTTAATTTGCCCATCCCAAATGCAAATGATGCTAGCTATCCAATTACCGCAAAGAGCTATTCTTATTTTTTAAGAAGTATATACAATGCAGGTTATATAAACCATAAAAATTCAGAGTTTGCTGCAGAATTATTAAGTAAGTCGAAATTTATTGATGGATTTAAGAAGGGTATTCCTTCGGATGTGTTAATCATTCATAAGTTTGGTGAGTTTCCTGCTCAACCATTGAGCCAACTGCACGAAACTGCTATTATATACTGCAATCAACATCCTTACCTTATTACCGTGATGACCAAAGGGAACCGCATTGACAACCTTCCAAAAGTTCTTGCATCGATGGCTCAGATTTCATACCAATTTCAAGTTAGCAAAATACAGTAA
- a CDS encoding T9SS type A sorting domain-containing protein — protein MNTFYQQFLAADNKIYVVTQANYLAMNVINNPDSLGLACDVIQHGLMLSKLNQRTCPNWPNYELGPEIGSICDSLGLAQYEVITSVGLQLFPNPASGFYNIRYSIPGNATALATVYDVTGKKVEQHNLYGHFSNLQVSTAMYTPGLYVVNVSCNNVSESKRILVE, from the coding sequence ATGAATACATTTTACCAACAGTTTCTTGCGGCAGATAATAAAATCTATGTGGTTACACAGGCAAATTACTTGGCCATGAATGTAATTAATAATCCAGATAGCCTTGGACTTGCTTGTGATGTGATACAACATGGTTTAATGCTATCAAAATTAAATCAACGCACTTGCCCCAACTGGCCAAACTACGAGCTTGGCCCGGAGATAGGCAGTATATGCGATAGCCTTGGCTTGGCGCAATATGAGGTTATAACTTCGGTAGGTTTGCAATTGTTTCCAAATCCGGCAAGCGGATTTTACAATATACGCTACTCCATACCGGGCAATGCAACAGCACTTGCTACTGTGTATGATGTAACAGGCAAAAAAGTTGAACAGCATAATTTATATGGACATTTTTCTAACCTACAAGTGTCCACTGCAATGTACACACCGGGCTTGTATGTAGTTAATGTAAGTTGTAATAATGTAAGTGAAAGCAAACGTATATTGGTAGAGTGA
- a CDS encoding glycosyltransferase: MKILYLTSRFPYPLEKGDKLRAYEFIKHLSKNHEIILFALNETEVTQNQLAQLQPYCSQIHTEVISKINSYFNLIKNIIGYLPFSVVYFKRYSAQSKIDALISEFQPDHIVCHLIRMSEYVKHIDKIPKTLDYMDAFGMGMSRLGERSSFPMSMFARMEQKRLEWYEESIYEHFENHIIISEQDRQHITKTDGGHIHIVPNGVDLDYFNPAQVPAKKYDLLFAGNMNYPPNIETVLFIHDKVLPLLYKDFPDLKFVIAGDNPDARVKALASGDGTNRVTVTGWVDDIRPYFYESKLLFAPMQISIGLQNKILQAMAMQTPCVISNLANNAIHATHGVQAYVGSQPEEYAAHITKLLNSEAERNNIANNAIKFVRENFDWRVIIQQFEKTITPE; this comes from the coding sequence TTGAAAATTCTATATCTCACATCGCGATTTCCTTACCCACTTGAAAAAGGTGATAAGCTGCGTGCTTATGAATTTATTAAGCATCTGAGCAAGAATCATGAAATAATCCTGTTTGCACTAAACGAAACGGAGGTAACGCAAAATCAGTTGGCACAACTGCAACCGTACTGTAGTCAAATACATACTGAAGTAATATCCAAGATTAACAGCTATTTTAATCTGATAAAAAATATTATTGGATATCTGCCGTTTTCGGTGGTGTACTTTAAGCGTTATTCTGCACAATCAAAAATTGATGCATTGATATCAGAATTTCAACCTGATCATATAGTTTGCCATCTGATACGGATGAGCGAGTATGTAAAGCACATAGACAAAATTCCCAAAACGCTTGATTACATGGATGCATTTGGCATGGGCATGTCGCGGTTGGGCGAGCGCAGTTCATTTCCAATGAGCATGTTTGCCAGGATGGAGCAAAAGCGCCTCGAATGGTATGAAGAATCAATCTATGAGCATTTTGAAAATCATATCATTATCAGCGAACAAGATAGGCAGCATATAACCAAAACTGATGGTGGTCATATACACATTGTGCCCAACGGTGTTGACCTGGATTATTTTAACCCGGCACAAGTACCGGCTAAAAAATACGACTTGTTATTTGCCGGCAATATGAACTATCCACCCAATATTGAAACGGTACTTTTTATACACGACAAAGTTTTGCCGTTGTTGTATAAGGACTTTCCTGATTTGAAATTTGTAATTGCAGGCGATAATCCTGATGCAAGAGTAAAGGCGCTTGCCAGTGGCGATGGAACTAATAGGGTTACCGTTACAGGATGGGTAGATGATATTCGCCCTTATTTTTATGAGAGCAAGTTGTTGTTTGCTCCTATGCAAATTAGTATTGGATTGCAAAATAAAATATTGCAAGCGATGGCCATGCAAACACCATGTGTAATCAGCAATTTGGCCAACAACGCAATACATGCAACACATGGGGTACAAGCATATGTTGGGTCACAACCCGAAGAATATGCCGCGCACATTACAAAACTGTTGAATAGCGAAGCTGAGCGCAACAACATAGCCAACAATGCTATTAAATTTGTAAGAGAAAACTTTGATTGGCGTGTGATTATACAGCAATTTGAAAAAACAATTACGCCCGAGTAA
- the asnB gene encoding asparagine synthase (glutamine-hydrolyzing) encodes MCGIAGVIAKTEKGKSYLSKINIATECLAHRGPDGQGIFSDEQIALGHRRLSIIDTSTSGNQPMYDATKRYVVVFNGEFFNYKHYRNQLLQEGVTFNNESDTEVLLQLYIKHGIDFLHHVNGFFALALYDTLTKKLVLARDRFGVKPMYIYEDEDVLLFASELKSILTFGINKTLNYTALLEYLQLNYINAPLTIIKNVHKMPAACYSIYQCNKDVVDIICKEKRFYQIQHTVAQYYQDYESAKKKLNNLMHDAVQRRLVADVPLGAFLSGGIDSSIICALASKSVSKLNTFSIGYADEKYFDETVYANLVAKKLNTNHTVFSLRNDDLFNNLFDVLDSIDEPFADSSAIAVYILSKETRKHVTVALSGDGADEIFAGYNKHAAELKIQLSNITNLVMGVAKPVLNVLPKSRNNKITNTFRQLHRYAEGAALSTSERYYRWISYAVLQQASSILKENKTADFIAHQQLLMSALNDYIDFNSVLLADVNIVLQGDMLVKVDTMSMANSLEVRNPFLDYTIVDFAFKCPPGFKIDAHSRKKILKDTFRNDLPEEIFKRGKHGFEVPLLKWLRNDLNQLIREDLLSKKTVEMQGIFNYHEIEKLIAQLHSTDPGEAAARIWGLIVFQYWWKKNIV; translated from the coding sequence ATGTGTGGTATAGCAGGTGTTATAGCCAAAACGGAAAAGGGAAAATCGTATTTATCGAAGATAAATATAGCAACCGAATGTCTGGCACACCGCGGCCCTGATGGGCAAGGTATCTTTAGCGATGAGCAAATAGCTCTGGGGCACCGCAGATTGTCAATCATTGATACAAGTACAAGTGGCAACCAGCCAATGTATGATGCAACCAAGCGATACGTAGTTGTTTTCAATGGAGAGTTTTTCAACTACAAGCATTATCGGAATCAACTGTTGCAAGAAGGTGTTACATTTAATAACGAAAGCGATACCGAAGTACTGCTGCAATTATACATAAAGCATGGAATAGATTTTTTGCACCATGTGAATGGTTTTTTTGCACTTGCACTATACGATACGCTTACCAAAAAGCTTGTGCTGGCTCGCGACCGATTTGGAGTGAAGCCAATGTACATTTATGAGGATGAGGATGTCTTACTTTTTGCCTCTGAGTTAAAATCCATTTTGACTTTTGGAATAAACAAGACATTAAACTATACCGCATTGCTTGAGTATTTGCAGCTTAACTACATAAACGCACCTCTTACCATTATTAAGAATGTACACAAGATGCCGGCAGCTTGCTACAGCATATATCAGTGCAACAAGGATGTGGTTGATATTATTTGCAAGGAAAAAAGATTCTATCAAATTCAACATACTGTTGCACAGTATTACCAGGATTATGAAAGTGCAAAAAAGAAATTAAATAATCTCATGCATGATGCTGTGCAACGAAGGTTGGTGGCCGATGTGCCTTTAGGTGCATTCCTGAGTGGAGGTATCGATTCTTCTATTATTTGTGCATTGGCAAGCAAGAGTGTAAGCAAGCTTAACACGTTTTCAATTGGATATGCCGATGAAAAATATTTTGATGAAACAGTTTATGCCAATCTTGTTGCTAAAAAACTAAATACCAACCATACCGTCTTTAGTTTGCGCAATGATGATTTATTCAACAACCTGTTTGATGTGCTAGATAGTATTGATGAGCCTTTTGCTGATTCTTCTGCCATAGCTGTATATATATTGAGCAAGGAAACACGCAAGCACGTCACCGTGGCTCTTAGTGGCGATGGAGCAGATGAAATTTTTGCCGGATATAACAAGCATGCGGCCGAATTGAAAATACAGCTAAGTAACATTACAAATTTGGTGATGGGCGTGGCCAAGCCTGTACTAAATGTTTTGCCCAAGTCGCGCAACAATAAAATAACTAATACCTTCAGGCAGTTGCATCGTTATGCCGAAGGTGCAGCGCTAAGTACATCCGAGCGATATTATCGCTGGATTTCTTATGCCGTGCTACAACAGGCATCATCAATTCTAAAGGAAAATAAAACTGCCGATTTTATTGCTCATCAGCAATTGCTGATGAGTGCGTTAAACGATTATATAGATTTCAATTCTGTTTTGCTAGCGGACGTAAATATTGTATTGCAAGGTGATATGCTTGTAAAGGTTGATACCATGAGCATGGCTAATAGCCTTGAGGTAAGAAACCCGTTTTTAGATTATACCATTGTTGATTTTGCATTCAAGTGCCCACCTGGTTTTAAAATAGATGCACATAGCCGAAAAAAAATATTGAAAGACACTTTTCGAAATGATTTGCCTGAGGAAATATTTAAGCGTGGTAAACATGGTTTTGAAGTACCGTTATTAAAATGGTTGCGCAATGATTTGAATCAATTGATACGAGAAGATTTGTTAAGCAAAAAAACAGTTGAAATGCAGGGCATATTTAATTATCACGAAATTGAAAAGCTCATTGCCCAGCTCCACAGCACTGACCCTGGCGAGGCCGCAGCACGTATATGGGGGTTGATTGTGTTTCAGTATTGGTGGAAAAAGAATATAGTGTAA
- a CDS encoding phosphatidylserine decarboxylase family protein encodes MTLHKEGKATITYTLIGIVLVNAASFVLLKNYFPIQVGLFIFTMIFLYIILQFFRSPDRKIFRNEQLIVSPCDGKVVVIEETYEPEYYKEKRLQVSIFMSPFNVHINWYPISGAIKYLKYHTGKYLVAWDPKASTENERSTIVIEKENKFSILVRQIAGALAKRIVYYGNEGLVVKQGTELGFIKFGSRVDIYLPLGTKLHVKIGDKAVGNETVIAEM; translated from the coding sequence ATGACACTGCATAAAGAAGGAAAAGCTACTATTACATATACACTGATTGGAATTGTGTTAGTTAATGCAGCGAGCTTTGTTTTATTAAAAAATTATTTTCCGATACAGGTAGGACTTTTCATTTTTACAATGATTTTTCTCTACATCATTTTGCAATTTTTTAGATCGCCTGATCGTAAAATATTTCGCAATGAGCAATTGATTGTGTCGCCTTGTGATGGTAAAGTAGTGGTGATAGAAGAAACCTATGAGCCTGAATATTACAAAGAAAAGCGATTGCAGGTAAGCATTTTTATGTCGCCATTTAATGTGCATATAAATTGGTACCCGATAAGTGGTGCAATTAAATATCTGAAGTATCACACCGGAAAATACCTGGTTGCTTGGGACCCCAAAGCAAGTACCGAAAACGAACGTAGTACCATAGTCATAGAAAAGGAAAATAAATTTTCGATTTTGGTGAGGCAAATTGCAGGTGCATTGGCTAAGCGAATTGTGTATTACGGCAACGAAGGCCTTGTTGTAAAACAGGGCACCGAACTTGGCTTTATAAAATTTGGATCGCGGGTTGATATATATCTACCACTTGGTACTAAACTACACGTAAAAATTGGTGATAAAGCTGTTGGGAATGAAACGGTGATTGCAGAGATGTGA
- a CDS encoding Glu/Leu/Phe/Val dehydrogenase, giving the protein MAKNKNILDTVHSANPFEEMIKRFDIAAKTLKLEHDVYEIMKYPSRSIEVNLPIKMDSGEIKVFNGYRVIHSTALGPSKGGIRYSTDVTEDEVKALAAWMTWKCAIADIPYGGAKGGIKCDPAVMSEGELERLTRAYTRAMSDIFGVDKDIPAPDVNTSGREMAWIVDEFSRFSGGFTPGIVTGKPLHLGGSLGRVEATGRGVTTSAICAMDKMKMNPTKSTAAVQGFGNVGSITAKHFIERGLKVTGISDHTAGFYNAKGIDIAKALDYKSKNGNVLKGFKGGDLITNEELLELKVDVLAPCAMENQITTKNAKDIKAKLIVEGANGPTTFDADDILNKKGIVIIPDILANGGGVTVSYFEWVQNRTGYYYSEEEINRRADKWMIKAFENVWKESIKHKISMRIAAYVFALNKVADGVKSRGSY; this is encoded by the coding sequence ATGGCAAAAAATAAGAACATCCTGGATACGGTGCACAGCGCAAATCCTTTTGAAGAGATGATAAAGCGATTTGATATTGCTGCAAAAACATTGAAACTTGAACACGATGTGTATGAGATAATGAAGTATCCTTCTCGCTCCATTGAGGTTAACCTACCAATAAAAATGGATAGTGGCGAGATCAAAGTATTTAACGGATATCGTGTAATACACTCCACAGCATTAGGGCCCAGTAAGGGAGGAATACGCTATAGCACTGATGTAACCGAAGATGAGGTGAAAGCGTTAGCCGCGTGGATGACCTGGAAATGTGCTATTGCAGATATACCATATGGAGGAGCAAAGGGTGGAATTAAATGCGACCCTGCGGTTATGTCGGAAGGAGAATTGGAGCGATTGACGCGTGCTTATACACGTGCCATGAGCGATATTTTTGGTGTAGATAAAGATATACCTGCTCCTGATGTAAATACAAGCGGTCGTGAGATGGCGTGGATAGTGGATGAGTTTTCTCGTTTTTCCGGTGGGTTTACTCCGGGTATTGTTACCGGCAAACCATTACATCTGGGGGGGTCGCTTGGGCGTGTAGAGGCTACCGGACGTGGTGTAACCACCAGCGCAATTTGTGCTATGGACAAAATGAAAATGAACCCTACGAAAAGCACCGCAGCAGTGCAGGGCTTTGGTAATGTAGGTAGCATTACTGCCAAGCACTTTATAGAGCGTGGACTTAAAGTAACTGGTATAAGCGACCATACAGCAGGATTTTATAATGCAAAAGGAATTGATATTGCTAAAGCCTTGGATTATAAGTCTAAAAATGGCAATGTATTGAAAGGCTTTAAGGGAGGCGACCTTATAACCAATGAGGAGCTACTTGAACTTAAAGTAGATGTGCTTGCTCCATGTGCCATGGAAAATCAGATAACAACAAAAAATGCAAAAGACATAAAAGCAAAATTGATAGTGGAAGGCGCTAATGGCCCAACTACATTTGATGCTGATGATATATTAAACAAAAAAGGTATTGTTATTATACCAGATATTTTAGCTAATGGTGGAGGTGTAACGGTGTCGTACTTCGAATGGGTACAAAATCGCACGGGCTACTATTATAGCGAAGAAGAAATAAACAGACGTGCTGATAAATGGATGATTAAAGCATTTGAAAATGTGTGGAAAGAAAGCATTAAGCATAAAATATCGATGCGCATTGCAGCTTATGTATTTGCATTAAACAAAGTTGCTGATGGCGTAAAATCGCGCGGCAGCTATTAA